In the genome of Vidua macroura isolate BioBank_ID:100142 chromosome 19, ASM2450914v1, whole genome shotgun sequence, one region contains:
- the DCXR gene encoding L-xylulose reductase: MILQSRVRATKLHLCLSCRISLETASCCAPPAEAGKDCPARSPYGAAPLPGPAPASGPPRPQSSRDMEPHLSFRGRRALVTGAGKGIGRAVAVALSRAGARVTALSRTAADLESLTQECPGIETLCVDLADWEAVEAAVGAAGPFELLVNNAAVAELQPFLEVTRSALQRSLDVNFGAVLHVSQIVARQMIAQGVPGAIVNVSSQASKRALRDHAVYCSTKSALDMLSKVMAMELGPHKIRVNTVNPTVVMTDMGRINWSDPQKSAAMINRIPLGKFAEVDDVVNSILFLLSDKSAMTTGSSLMIDGGFLVS; the protein is encoded by the exons ATGATTCTTCAGTCACGAGTGAGAGCCACGAAACTTCACCTCTGCCTGTCTTGCCGGATAAGCCTGGAGACGGCTTCGTGCTGCGCTCCCCCGGCGGAAGCGGGGAAAGATTGCCCGGCTCGCTCGCCCTATGGAGCCGCCCCGCTCCCAGGGCCCGCCCCGGCCTCGGGCCCGCCCCGGCCACAGTCCAGCCGAGACATGGAGCCGCATCTGAGCTTCCGCGGCCGGCGGGCCCTGGTGACTGGGGCCGGCAAAG GGATCGGTCGCGCCGTGGCCGTGGCGCTGAGCAGGGCCGGGGCTCGCGTGACCGCGCTGAGCCGAACGGCGGCGGACTTGGAGAGCCTCACGCAGGAG TGCCCGGGCATCGAGACCCTCTGCGTGGACCTGGCGGACTGGGAGGCTGTGGAGGCGGCGGTGGGCGCAGCGGGGCCGTTCGAGCTGCTGGTTAACAACGCGGCGGTGGCGGAGCTGCAGCCGTTCCTGGAGGTGACGCGCTCGGCCCTGCAGCG GTCTCTTGATGTGAATTTTGGGGCTGTGCTTCATGTTTCCCAG aTAGTTGCTCGGCAGATGATTGCACAGGGGGTGCCAGGAGCTATTGTGAACGTCTCCAGCCAGGCATCGAAGCGTGCACTGAGGGATCATGCTGTCTATT GTTCCACAAAAAGTGCTCTGGATATGCTGAGCAAAGTAATGGCAATGGAATTGGGACCCCACAAG ATTAGGGTGAACACTGTGAACCCCACCGTGGTTATGACTGACATGGGGAGAATTAACTGGAGTGACCCTCAGAAATCTGCTGCCATGATTAATCGGATTCCCCTGGGAAAGTTTGCAG AGGTGGATGATGTGGTGAACAGCATTCTCTTCCTGCTGAGTGACAAGAGTGCCATGACAACTGGCAGCTCACTGATGATTGACGGGGGCTTTCTTGTCTCCTAA
- the GPS1 gene encoding COP9 signalosome complex subunit 1 produces MPLPVQVFNLQGAVEPMQIDVDPQEDQQNSPDINYVVENPTLDLEQYASSYSGLMRIERLQFIADHCPQLRVEALKMALSFVQRTFNVDVYEEIHRKLSEATREVQNTPDAVPDSGIEPPPLDTAWVEATRKKALLKLEKLDTDLKNYKGNSIKESIRRGHDDLGDHYLDCGDLSNALKCYSRARDYCTSAKHVINMCLNVIKVSVYLQNWSHVLSYVSKAESTPEIAEQRGERDSQTQAILTKLKCAAGLAELAARKYKQAAKCFLLASFDHCDFPELLSPSNVAVYGGLCALATFDRQELQRNVISSSSFKLFLELEPQVRDIIFKFYESKYASCLKMLDEMKDNLLLDMYLAPHVRTLYTQIRNRALIQYFSPYVSADMRKMATAFNTTVAALEDELTQLILEGLINARIDSHSKILYARDVDQRSTTFEKSLLMGKEFQRRAKAMILRAAVLRNQIHVKSPPREGSQGELTPANSQSRMSTNM; encoded by the exons ATGCCGCTGCCCGTCCAGGTCTTTAACCTGCAG GGTGCAGTGGAGCCCATGCAGATTGACGTAGATCCACAAGAAGATCAGCAAAACTCACCTGATATCAACTATGTGGTGGAGAACCCCACACTG GATTTGGAGCAGTATGCGTCCAGCTACAGTGGGCTGATGCGAATCGAGCGGCTGCAGTTCATTGCTGATCACTGCCCACAGCTGCGGGTGGAAGCTCTCAAGATGGCTCTGTCATTTGTCCAGAGAACTTTTAATGTTGATGTGTATGAAGAAATCCACAGAAAGCTTTCTGAGGCCACGAG aGAAGTGCAAAATACACCTGATGCTGTCCCTGATAGTGGAATTGAACCCCCTCCTCTTGACACAGCTTGGGTTGAAGCTACACGCAAAAAAGCTCTTCTTAAACTGGAGAAACTCGATACAGATCTGAAAAATTACAAAGGGAACTCCATCAAGGAGAGTATCAG GAGAGGCCATGATGATTTAGGTGATCATTACCTGGACTGTGGGGACCTCAGCAATGCTCTCAAGTGTTACTCGCGAGCCCGTGATTACTGCACCAGTGCTAAACATGTCATCAACATGTGTCTCAATGTTATCAAG GTCAGTGTCTACCTCCAGAATTGGTCTCATGTTTTGAGCTATGTAAGCAAGGCTGAGTCTACACCAGAAATTGCAGAA caaagaggagaaagagataGCCAGACACAAGCAATTCTCACCAAACTGAAATGTGCAGCAG GCTTGGCCGAACTAGCTGCCCGGAAGTACAAACAGGCAGCAAAGTGCTTCTTGTTGGCATCATTCGATCACTGTGATTTCCCTGAG CTGTTATCTCCCAGCAATGTGGCTGTGTATGGTGGGCTCTGTGCCCTGGCTACATTTGACCGTCAGGAACTGCAACGAAATGTTATCTCCAGTAG CTCTTTCAAGTTGTTTTTGGAGCTGGAGCCACAGGTTCGTGACATCATCTTCAAGTTTTATGAATCTAAGTACGCTTCATGCCTGAAGATGCTGGATGAGATGAAG GACAACCTGCTGCTAGATATGTACCTTGCACCTCATGTCAGGACACTTTATACGCAGATTCGAAATCGTGCCCTTATCCAG TACTTCAGCCCCTATGTGTCAGCAGACATGCGCAAGATGGCCACTGCTTTTAACACCACAGTGGCTGCTCTGGAAGATGAACTCACTCAGCTGATCTTGGAGGGACTGATCAATGCCAGAATAGACTCACACAGCAAG ATTCTGTATGCTCGAGATGTAGATCAGCGCAGCACAACTTTTGAGAAGTCTTTACTGATGGGCAAAGAGTTTCAGCGCCGTGCCAAAGCAATGATCCTGCGAGCCGCAGTCCTGCGCAACCAGATCCACGTCAAG TCTCCTCCGAGGGAAGGTAGCCAAGGGGAGCTCACTCCAGCTAACAGCCAATCCAGAATGAGCACCAACATGTGA
- the RFNG gene encoding beta-1,3-N-acetylglucosaminyltransferase radical fringe codes for MNGPCLGLRRAGVLLSLGAAALLLLLLPRGQRPAVPRPPPAAGPSAPPPHRAGPGGSAGALRGGPGVGGRGGGLAGSSQLARRGRLGTAGSSARESLELKDIFIAVKTTRKYHKSRLDLLLQTWISQARRQTFIFTDWEDRELRLKAGDHMINTNCSAVHTRQALCCKMSVEYDKFLESGQKWFCHVDDDNYVNPRTLLHLLSAFSHSQDVYVGRPSLDHPIEAADHVQSDGSKTTVKFWFATGGAGFCISRGLALKMSPWASLGNFISTAERVRLPDDCTIGYIIEGLLEVKLLHSPLFHSHLENLQRLQGESVLQQVTLSYGDPENKHNVVSVGGVFGLQQDPTRFKSVHCLLYPDTIWCPAKKMS; via the exons ATGAACGGTCCTTGCCTGGGGCTGCGCAGGGCCGgggtcctgctgtccctgggcgCCGCCGCCctcctgctgttgctgctgccgcgggggcagcgccccgccgtgccccgcccgccgcccgccgccgggcCCAGCGCGCCCCCGCCGCACCGCGCGGGCCCCGGAGGCTCTGCCGGAGCGCTGCGCGGCGGGCCCGGGGTCGGCGGCCGTGGCGGAGGCCTCGCGGGTAGCTCGCAGCTTGCGCGGAGGGGCCGCCTCGGGACTGCCGGCAGCTCGGCCAGGGAGAGCCTAGAGCTGAAGGACATCTTTATTGCGGTGAAGACCACGAGGAAATACCATAAGAGCCGGCTGGACTTGCTCCTCCAAACCTGGATCTCCCAGGCGAGGAGACAG ACGTTTATATTCACGGACTGGGAGGATCGGGAGCTACGCCTGAAAGCAG GGGATCATATGATCAACACCAACTGTTCCGCTGTCCATACCCGGCAAGCTCTCTGCTGCAAGATGTCTGTGGAATATGATAAATTCCTGGAATCCGGGCAAAA aTGGTTTTGCCATGTGGACGATGACAACTATGTGAACCCTCGGACTCTCCTACATCTCTTGTCTGCCTTCTCACACAGCCAGGATGTGTACGTGGGGCGACCGAGTCTGGACCATCCCATTGAAGCAGCTGACCATGTCCAAAGTGATGGATCA AAGACAACCGTGAAATTCTGGTTTGCCACAGGTGGAGCTGGGTTCTGTATCAGCCGAGGTCTTGCCCTGAAGATGAGTCCCTGGGCAAG CCTGGGCAATTTCATTAGTACTGCAGAAAGAGTACGTCTTCCTGATGACTGCACTATTGGCTACATCATTGAAGGGCTGCTGGAGGTAaagctgctgcacagcccaTTGTtccattcccacctggaaaatCTGCAGAGACTGCAAGGCgagtctgtgctgcagcag GTAACCCTGAGTTACGGTGACCCTGAGAACAAACACAATGTTGTGAGTGTGGGAGGAGTGTTTGGCCTTCAGCAAGATCCAACACG atttaaatCTGTCCATTGTCTGCTTTATCCTGACACTATTTGGTGCCCTGCTAAGAAGATGTCATAA